Proteins encoded by one window of Halorubrum ruber:
- a CDS encoding DUF433 domain-containing protein, producing the protein MSVTIPVVSTPNVLGGKPRVEGTRVGVHQVGSLVREHDWSRAAVAEEFGLTADEIDAAIEYYESNPDEMEAVAAEAEATRDRLSDASRTQ; encoded by the coding sequence ATGAGCGTGACCATCCCCGTTGTTTCGACGCCGAACGTACTCGGCGGGAAGCCGCGGGTAGAGGGAACGCGCGTCGGCGTCCACCAAGTAGGGTCGCTGGTCCGCGAGCACGACTGGTCGAGGGCGGCCGTCGCCGAGGAGTTCGGTCTGACGGCCGACGAGATCGACGCCGCTATCGAGTACTACGAGTCGAATCCCGACGAGATGGAAGCGGTCGCGGCGGAGGCGGAAGCGACTCGTGACCGACTGAGCGACGCGAGTCGGACGCAATAG
- a CDS encoding DUF5615 family PIN-like protein, with protein MRLLCDQNVARRYIDACIEAPDLRAVTVRDALDPRATDPDIAAYARENGYVVLTADDDFFELSERCGCLYFHQLDQPPVGDVLTAIRLIDDAYDDHTEIVEVVPDGWA; from the coding sequence ATGCGGCTCCTCTGCGACCAGAACGTCGCACGTCGGTATATCGACGCCTGTATCGAAGCGCCCGACCTTCGGGCAGTCACTGTCCGTGATGCGCTCGATCCTCGTGCGACCGATCCCGATATCGCGGCGTACGCTCGCGAAAACGGGTATGTCGTGTTAACCGCAGACGATGACTTCTTCGAGTTGTCGGAACGATGTGGCTGTCTGTATTTCCATCAACTCGATCAGCCGCCTGTCGGCGACGTACTAACTGCTATCCGGCTGATCGATGACGCGTACGACGACCATACCGAGATCGTCGAGGTCGTCCCGGACGGGTGGGCCTGA
- a CDS encoding NAD-dependent epimerase/dehydratase family protein, translated as MQDKRVLVTGGAGFIGSNLANRLASDNDVIAVDDTYLGTPENLDDDVEFVEASVVDGEFPVDVDVVFHLAALSSRNMHENDPQRGCRVNVEGFVNTVERARKEGCETVVYASTSSIYGSRTEPSPVDMDVEAHTAYEASKLARERYAEYYANHHDMAMAGLRFFSVYQGFGGNEEHKGEYANTVAQFADAIANGEAPELFGDGTQTRDFTHVSDVARACELAADHELTGVYNVGTQEAYSFNEMVAMINDALGTDTDPEYIECPFDGYVHDTMADYSTFHEATGWEPEISFEEGVEMVCESYK; from the coding sequence ATGCAGGACAAACGCGTCCTCGTCACGGGCGGGGCCGGATTCATCGGCTCGAACCTCGCGAACCGGCTCGCAAGCGACAACGACGTGATCGCGGTCGACGACACCTACCTCGGCACGCCCGAGAACCTCGACGACGACGTCGAGTTCGTCGAGGCCTCGGTCGTCGACGGCGAGTTCCCGGTCGACGTCGACGTGGTCTTCCACCTCGCCGCGCTCTCCTCGCGGAACATGCACGAGAACGACCCCCAGCGCGGCTGCCGCGTCAACGTCGAGGGGTTCGTCAACACCGTCGAGCGCGCCCGGAAGGAAGGTTGCGAGACGGTCGTCTACGCCTCGACCTCCTCGATCTACGGCAGCCGCACCGAGCCTTCCCCGGTCGACATGGACGTGGAGGCCCACACCGCCTACGAGGCTTCCAAGCTCGCGCGCGAGCGCTACGCCGAGTACTACGCCAACCACCACGACATGGCGATGGCCGGGCTGCGGTTCTTCTCGGTGTACCAGGGCTTCGGCGGCAACGAGGAACACAAGGGCGAGTACGCGAACACGGTCGCGCAGTTCGCGGACGCCATCGCGAACGGCGAGGCGCCCGAGCTGTTCGGCGACGGCACCCAGACGCGCGACTTCACGCACGTCTCGGACGTCGCTCGCGCGTGCGAACTCGCCGCCGACCACGAGCTGACCGGCGTGTACAACGTCGGCACTCAGGAGGCGTACTCGTTCAACGAGATGGTCGCGATGATCAACGACGCGCTCGGGACCGATACCGACCCCGAGTACATCGAGTGCCCGTTCGACGGCTACGTCCACGACACGATGGCCGACTACTCGACGTTCCACGAGGCGACCGGCTGGGAGCCGGAAATCTCCTTCGAGGAGGGCGTCGAGATGGTGTGCGAATCGTACAAGTAG
- the aglF gene encoding UTP--glucose-1-phosphate uridylyltransferase AglF, with amino-acid sequence MKAVILAAGKGTRLKPLTDDKPKALVEVAGRPLLEHVFEQLAEVGISEFVVVVGHRREQITERYGGEFEGTPITYVHQEEQLGLAHALLRAEPHVDDDFALMLGDNIFRANLGDVVERQRRGDVDAAFLVEEVPLDEAGRYGVCRTTADGEIVEVVEKPDDPPSNTVMTGFYTFSPAVFDACRLVRPSDRGEYELPDTIGLLLESGRTIEATLMDGWRVDVGYPEDRDRAERRLRAEAESAVTGGEPTTD; translated from the coding sequence ATGAAAGCAGTCATCCTCGCGGCGGGGAAAGGCACGAGGCTCAAGCCGCTGACCGACGACAAGCCGAAGGCGCTCGTCGAGGTCGCCGGCCGACCGCTGCTGGAACACGTGTTCGAGCAGCTGGCCGAGGTCGGCATCTCGGAGTTCGTCGTGGTCGTCGGCCACCGGAGAGAGCAGATAACCGAGCGGTACGGGGGCGAGTTCGAGGGGACGCCGATCACGTACGTCCACCAGGAGGAGCAGCTCGGGCTCGCGCACGCGCTACTTCGGGCCGAGCCGCACGTCGACGACGACTTCGCGCTGATGCTCGGCGACAACATCTTCCGCGCGAACCTCGGGGACGTCGTCGAGCGCCAGCGCCGCGGTGACGTCGACGCCGCCTTCTTAGTCGAGGAGGTCCCGCTCGACGAGGCGGGGCGATACGGCGTCTGTCGGACCACGGCGGACGGCGAGATCGTCGAGGTGGTCGAGAAGCCCGACGACCCGCCGTCGAACACGGTGATGACGGGCTTTTACACCTTCTCGCCCGCGGTGTTCGACGCCTGTCGCCTTGTTCGCCCCTCCGACCGCGGGGAGTACGAACTCCCGGACACAATCGGGCTGCTGCTGGAGTCCGGCCGGACCATCGAGGCGACGCTGATGGACGGCTGGCGGGTCGACGTCGGGTACCCGGAGGACCGCGACCGCGCCGAGCGCCGCCTGCGCGCCGAGGCGGAGTCGGCGGTCACCGGCGGCGAGCCGACGACCGACTGA
- a CDS encoding glycosyltransferase family 2 protein: MFDEIGGWDEAIPWGHEEVDLAERTLTVSPIYYDPELVVDHPYADSVTDYLTKTYRQEREQPYLWSKSGRNRREQWLAIAGDALTPANYLGVPVRSALLHGAGTLARAAGRISGMRRHEAAGNDRDPSPTASAER, translated from the coding sequence GTGTTCGACGAGATCGGCGGGTGGGACGAGGCGATCCCGTGGGGCCACGAGGAGGTCGACCTCGCGGAGCGGACGCTCACCGTCTCCCCGATCTACTACGACCCGGAGCTTGTCGTCGACCACCCGTACGCGGACTCGGTGACCGACTACCTCACGAAAACGTACCGACAGGAGCGGGAGCAGCCGTACCTGTGGAGCAAGTCGGGCCGGAACCGCCGGGAGCAGTGGCTGGCGATCGCCGGGGACGCGCTCACGCCAGCGAACTACCTCGGCGTCCCGGTGCGGTCGGCGCTGCTCCACGGTGCCGGCACCCTGGCGCGGGCCGCGGGCCGGATCAGCGGGATGCGTCGCCACGAGGCCGCCGGGAACGACCGGGACCCGTCGCCGACTGCGAGCGCCGAGCGGTAG
- a CDS encoding AAC(3) family N-acetyltransferase — MAPDPLTEASRAANLVKHQALKRLNRRRSAGDAPVSRLEALLDRHGDGHSKAFVHVGLRDVKRAFGGDPYALVRSTLDERFRSVLAPGFTDYFETSGVYHKQHSRPKHGTFGKLFLRDADYRTDDAMKSILVRGPYRFDGCRHADSYAEDGCFARLVEEDTLIIDIGTPWITCSHLHYFESRMGLDYVSEETFEGVICSEGTAASRSSRPAGSGRRRSTRGTSRS, encoded by the coding sequence ATGGCACCCGACCCACTGACCGAGGCCAGCAGGGCCGCGAACCTGGTCAAACACCAAGCGCTCAAGCGGCTGAACCGGCGACGGAGCGCCGGCGACGCCCCGGTTTCCCGGCTGGAGGCGCTCCTCGATCGCCACGGCGACGGGCACTCGAAGGCGTTCGTTCACGTCGGGCTGCGCGACGTGAAGCGGGCGTTCGGCGGCGACCCCTACGCCCTGGTCCGGTCGACGCTCGACGAGCGATTTCGAAGCGTGCTCGCCCCGGGGTTCACCGACTACTTCGAGACTTCGGGGGTGTACCACAAGCAGCACTCCCGGCCGAAGCACGGCACCTTCGGGAAGCTGTTCCTCCGGGACGCCGACTACCGGACCGACGACGCGATGAAGTCGATCCTCGTGCGGGGGCCGTACCGATTCGACGGCTGCCGCCACGCGGACAGCTACGCCGAGGACGGCTGCTTCGCCCGCCTCGTCGAGGAGGACACGCTGATAATCGACATCGGGACGCCGTGGATCACCTGCTCGCACCTCCACTACTTCGAGAGCCGCATGGGTCTCGACTACGTCTCCGAGGAGACGTTCGAGGGCGTGATCTGTTCTGAGGGGACGGCTGCGAGCCGATCGAGCAGACCTGCGGGGTCCGGACGTCGCCGTTCTACTCGTGGAACAAGCCGAAGCTGA
- a CDS encoding glycosyltransferase family 4 protein — protein MSAVGEADGEASAGGEGSAGDDSNEEAAAGRGAEAASVDASTEVLVVGPAGYRTEGTGGIGRYIAEQRRYLEDRVDLDIVDTAVRTPEGPVGYLRAAAVVLLGWIGFLARRRPDVVHVHTSHSLSFYLSAPYVLLARWLWRRPVILHVHGSSFDSFVEDASAPAARFQGAVFDACDAVVALSEGWRDVLSARVPPERIVVIPNAVDPDEYEVDPTADPPHLVFVSNHIERKGIVEVTEAISELRADGVRFRATIAGSGPLSGHAEAVADAHDGVEYVGFVSEERKRELLGEGSVYVLPTSAEGLPIAVLEAMAGGNAIVSTDVGGIPSIVDEENGALVAPGDVRALTDALEVLLSDSDRTERMGRESRRRIEASYAWPDVVDELLALYARVLDGNRDANAVDGGSGATEVDGDRDADAAADTRARNPDH, from the coding sequence ATGAGCGCCGTCGGCGAGGCAGACGGAGAGGCGAGCGCTGGGGGAGAGGGATCCGCCGGCGACGACTCGAATGAAGAAGCCGCCGCCGGACGGGGCGCCGAGGCGGCGAGCGTCGACGCGTCAACCGAGGTGCTCGTCGTCGGCCCCGCGGGGTATCGGACCGAGGGGACGGGGGGCATCGGTCGGTACATCGCCGAGCAGCGGCGGTACCTCGAAGACCGGGTCGACCTCGACATCGTCGACACCGCTGTCCGCACCCCGGAGGGACCGGTCGGGTACCTCCGGGCCGCGGCGGTCGTCCTGCTCGGCTGGATCGGGTTCCTCGCCCGCCGGCGCCCCGACGTCGTTCACGTCCACACGTCCCACTCGCTGTCGTTCTACCTCTCGGCGCCGTACGTCCTGCTCGCGCGGTGGCTGTGGCGACGGCCCGTGATACTCCACGTCCACGGCTCGTCGTTCGACTCGTTCGTCGAGGACGCGTCGGCGCCGGCCGCGCGGTTTCAGGGCGCGGTGTTCGACGCCTGCGACGCGGTCGTCGCCCTCTCGGAGGGGTGGCGAGACGTCCTCTCGGCGCGCGTCCCGCCAGAGCGCATCGTCGTCATCCCGAACGCGGTCGACCCGGACGAGTACGAGGTGGACCCGACCGCCGACCCGCCGCACCTCGTGTTCGTCTCCAACCACATCGAGCGGAAGGGGATCGTCGAGGTGACCGAGGCGATCAGTGAACTCCGGGCCGACGGGGTCCGGTTCCGCGCGACGATCGCCGGCAGCGGGCCGCTCTCGGGGCATGCCGAGGCGGTCGCCGACGCGCACGACGGCGTCGAGTACGTCGGCTTCGTCTCCGAGGAGCGGAAGCGCGAGCTCCTCGGCGAGGGGAGCGTCTACGTCCTCCCGACGAGCGCAGAGGGGCTCCCGATCGCCGTCTTGGAGGCGATGGCCGGGGGGAACGCGATCGTCTCGACCGACGTCGGCGGGATCCCCTCGATCGTCGACGAGGAGAACGGCGCCCTCGTCGCGCCCGGCGACGTGCGGGCGCTGACCGACGCCCTCGAGGTCCTGCTCTCTGACTCGGACCGGACCGAGCGCATGGGGCGGGAGAGCCGCCGGCGGATCGAGGCGTCGTACGCGTGGCCCGACGTGGTCGACGAGCTGCTCGCGCTGTACGCGCGGGTCCTCGACGGCAATCGGGACGCGAACGCGGTCGACGGCGGCTCGGGGGCGACCGAGGTCGACGGCGACAGAGACGCTGACGCGGCCGCCGACACGCGAGCGCGGAATCCGGATCACTGA
- a CDS encoding NUDIX hydrolase yields the protein MRDRSSDGSVRRVRDERSAPSAPPSVPETVAERRELRVGAKAFVTDRDRVLLVEERHEDGSTFWTLPGGGVEPGESFAACLRRELREEIRCPASVGERVGRCVYRHTSRPATTVYAIFEASLGSAPEPNPRERVLDHAWRPPTDLPPATLNPVERFVDRSMTAADGDR from the coding sequence ATGCGAGACCGCTCCTCCGACGGCTCCGTCCGGCGGGTACGCGATGAGCGAAGCGCTCCGTCGGCTCCGCCGAGCGTGCCGGAGACCGTGGCGGAGCGGCGAGAACTGAGGGTCGGCGCCAAGGCGTTCGTCACGGACCGCGACCGGGTGCTACTCGTCGAGGAGCGCCACGAGGACGGCTCGACGTTCTGGACGCTTCCCGGCGGCGGCGTCGAGCCCGGGGAGTCGTTCGCGGCGTGTCTCCGCCGCGAGCTCCGGGAGGAGATACGGTGTCCGGCGAGCGTCGGCGAGCGGGTCGGTCGCTGCGTCTACCGGCACACGAGCCGGCCCGCGACGACCGTCTACGCGATCTTCGAGGCGTCCCTCGGATCGGCGCCGGAGCCCAACCCGAGAGAGCGCGTCCTCGACCACGCCTGGCGGCCGCCGACGGACCTCCCGCCGGCGACCCTCAACCCCGTCGAACGCTTCGTCGACCGGTCGATGACGGCCGCGGACGGAGACCGCTGA
- a CDS encoding DUF7344 domain-containing protein, with protein MTEHREDGLSQDALFSLLSNPRRRFILQHLNGIEGSVKLQALAGEVAAWENETDPESLTDKQRKRLYVSLYQTHIPKLEEAGIVEYDRDTGDIRLTDRGSDLNRYLDRDATESGGERRWGRYYLAVALGSAAAYAAVAVVGGASDRAALVVIGVGWLLIAGLAAFHYAETEGEM; from the coding sequence ATGACAGAACACCGGGAAGACGGACTGAGTCAGGACGCGCTGTTCAGCCTCCTCAGCAACCCGCGGCGACGGTTCATCCTTCAGCACCTGAACGGCATCGAGGGGAGCGTCAAGCTCCAAGCGCTCGCCGGGGAGGTCGCGGCGTGGGAGAACGAGACGGATCCGGAGTCGCTGACGGACAAACAGCGGAAGCGGCTGTACGTCTCGCTGTACCAGACGCACATTCCGAAGCTCGAGGAGGCCGGCATCGTCGAGTACGACCGCGACACGGGAGACATCAGGCTCACCGACCGGGGCAGCGACCTCAACCGGTACTTGGACAGGGACGCGACCGAGTCCGGCGGCGAGCGCCGCTGGGGACGGTACTACCTCGCCGTCGCGCTGGGCAGCGCCGCGGCGTACGCGGCGGTCGCGGTCGTCGGCGGGGCGTCGGACCGGGCCGCGCTGGTCGTGATCGGCGTCGGGTGGCTCCTGATCGCCGGGCTCGCGGCGTTCCACTACGCCGAGACGGAAGGAGAGATGTAG
- a CDS encoding metal-dependent hydrolase, whose product MWPWGHLAVGYVAFSAFLRLGLGERPSDRGVIVLAVATQLPDLVDKPLAWQFGLLSNGIGAAHSLLVGVPAAVALGLFLRSKGYTEFGVAVAVGHASHVLGDLLFAALFSRPPVLPAFLWPVYSTPAAPAPGLGAKTWQLLLDSRALLGGATGRSYFLIEALLLCGTVALWFLDGKPGWGLLRRPRRSE is encoded by the coding sequence ATGTGGCCGTGGGGTCACCTCGCGGTCGGGTACGTCGCCTTCTCCGCGTTCCTGCGGCTCGGACTGGGCGAGCGGCCGAGCGACCGCGGGGTCATTGTCCTCGCGGTCGCCACGCAGCTGCCCGACCTCGTCGACAAGCCGCTCGCCTGGCAGTTCGGACTGCTGAGCAACGGGATCGGCGCTGCGCACTCCCTGCTCGTCGGCGTTCCCGCCGCGGTCGCACTCGGGCTCTTCCTCCGGTCGAAGGGGTACACGGAGTTCGGCGTCGCGGTCGCGGTCGGGCACGCGAGCCACGTCCTCGGTGACCTCCTCTTCGCCGCCCTGTTCAGTCGCCCCCCGGTCCTCCCGGCGTTCCTGTGGCCGGTCTACTCGACGCCCGCCGCGCCGGCGCCCGGGCTCGGCGCGAAGACGTGGCAGCTGTTGTTAGACAGCCGGGCGCTCCTCGGCGGCGCGACCGGTCGGTCGTACTTCCTGATCGAGGCGCTCCTGCTCTGCGGGACCGTCGCCCTGTGGTTCCTCGACGGGAAACCGGGTTGGGGGCTGTTGCGGCGACCGCGTCGGTCCGAATGA
- a CDS encoding DUF1616 domain-containing protein produces the protein MSSTADELLASRDLFAVGALVAVAIVVVAVGTTSVVRLPFAALLLLVLPGYVTAAFAYAERERGPWTFAALAERFALSLGGSLAVLPLAALLVSLVAGELTRWGLVAAVSAYVLLVAGATVVRRARRSPHSGGRSRGVGAGGDASGPAGWLSDGSTAATVLLAVAALLAVATLGAAVTVPADGEARTDLHLLTEQGGELVANEYPDALTEGESATVTVGVTNDEGRSVEYTAVTELQRVEVDGRSVVVVDERGIDQQSFELADGESRRESQSFRATLVGENVRFVTHLYRGEPPENPTADSAYRTVYVWVDVRPAGGA, from the coding sequence ATGAGCTCGACGGCCGACGAGCTGCTGGCGAGCCGCGACCTGTTCGCGGTCGGCGCCCTCGTCGCGGTCGCGATCGTCGTCGTCGCGGTCGGGACGACGAGCGTCGTCCGGCTCCCGTTCGCTGCGCTGCTCCTGCTAGTGCTGCCCGGCTACGTGACGGCGGCGTTCGCGTACGCCGAGCGCGAGCGGGGGCCGTGGACGTTCGCCGCGCTCGCCGAGCGGTTCGCGCTCTCGCTCGGCGGCAGCCTCGCGGTGCTCCCACTCGCGGCGCTCCTCGTCTCCCTCGTCGCTGGGGAGCTGACCCGGTGGGGGCTCGTCGCGGCAGTCTCGGCGTACGTCCTCCTCGTCGCCGGCGCGACGGTCGTCCGTCGCGCCCGTCGCTCCCCGCACAGCGGCGGTCGGTCGCGCGGGGTCGGAGCGGGCGGCGACGCGTCGGGGCCGGCCGGCTGGCTCTCCGACGGTTCGACCGCCGCGACCGTCCTCCTCGCGGTCGCCGCCCTCCTCGCGGTCGCGACGCTCGGCGCGGCGGTGACCGTCCCCGCGGACGGGGAGGCGAGGACCGACCTCCACCTGCTGACGGAGCAGGGCGGAGAGCTCGTCGCGAACGAGTACCCGGACGCGCTGACCGAGGGCGAGTCCGCGACGGTCACCGTCGGGGTGACGAACGACGAGGGCCGCTCGGTCGAGTACACGGCCGTCACGGAGCTCCAGCGGGTCGAGGTGGACGGCCGCTCCGTGGTCGTCGTGGACGAGCGGGGGATCGATCAACAATCCTTCGAGCTGGCGGACGGCGAGAGCCGGCGCGAGTCCCAGTCGTTCCGCGCGACGCTCGTCGGCGAGAACGTCCGGTTCGTGACCCACCTCTACCGGGGCGAACCGCCGGAGAACCCGACGGCCGACTCCGCGTACAGGACCGTGTACGTCTGGGTCGACGTCCGGCCCGCGGGCGGTGCGTGA
- a CDS encoding winged helix-turn-helix domain-containing protein, with protein sequence MENERNEDATDDWDQIGFIISSKYRTAVLGELVDGPSIPSSIASRTGLPITHISRALRSLRERSLVELLVSKEKRKGRIYGVTEKGKRLWNRIEVEGLAD encoded by the coding sequence ATGGAGAACGAGCGGAACGAAGACGCCACCGACGACTGGGACCAGATCGGGTTCATCATCAGCTCCAAGTACCGGACCGCGGTGCTGGGCGAACTCGTCGACGGCCCGTCCATCCCCTCGTCGATCGCGTCCCGGACCGGGCTCCCGATCACGCACATCTCGCGGGCGCTGCGCTCGCTCCGGGAGCGCTCACTTGTCGAGCTGCTCGTCTCAAAGGAGAAGCGGAAGGGACGCATCTACGGCGTCACGGAGAAGGGGAAGCGCCTCTGGAACCGCATCGAGGTCGAGGGGCTGGCGGACTAG
- a CDS encoding DUF354 domain-containing protein, which produces MRVVFFTNTPAHVHLYRHAVDRLERAGHDVLVLGRDYGCTVALLDRFDLPYRVYGACGTTKGSVFRNLPRHYANIVPAVRSFGPDVIFGVGAYAAHAGLASRTPAVLVLDSEPTSIDHAISRPFAAAFLTPHAFRKDLGENHYQFRGFCETAYLHPDVYQPNPEIRDELGLDADEPFVLLRFNAFGSHHDVGQSGFTPEQRRRLVETFAEHATVFVSDEGGTVDLDALPAREFDVHPALLHDALSAARLVVTDTQTVCTEAALLGTPVVRSNSFVGDGDMGNFTELERQGLVVNTADFDEVLSTGVGVLLDESIGVEWRRRRNEYVGGLVDLTGVIVACAEAGGPEGVPGLERWRAGTEESGPDRSAPVTEEST; this is translated from the coding sequence ATGCGAGTCGTCTTCTTCACGAACACGCCCGCCCACGTCCACCTGTACAGACACGCCGTCGACCGGCTCGAACGCGCCGGACACGACGTGCTCGTGCTGGGGCGAGACTACGGCTGTACGGTCGCGCTGTTAGACCGGTTCGACCTCCCGTACCGGGTGTACGGGGCGTGCGGGACGACGAAGGGGTCGGTGTTCCGGAACCTCCCGCGCCACTACGCGAACATCGTCCCCGCCGTCCGGTCGTTCGGTCCGGACGTGATCTTCGGCGTGGGCGCCTACGCGGCCCACGCCGGCCTGGCGAGCCGGACACCGGCGGTGCTGGTCCTCGACTCGGAGCCGACCTCGATCGACCACGCCATCTCGCGGCCGTTCGCCGCTGCGTTCCTCACGCCGCACGCCTTCCGGAAGGACCTCGGCGAGAACCACTACCAGTTCCGCGGCTTCTGCGAGACGGCGTACCTCCACCCGGACGTGTACCAGCCGAATCCTGAGATACGCGACGAGCTCGGACTCGACGCTGACGAGCCGTTCGTCCTGCTGCGGTTCAACGCGTTCGGCTCCCACCACGACGTCGGCCAGTCCGGGTTCACGCCGGAGCAGCGTCGGCGGCTGGTCGAGACGTTCGCGGAGCACGCCACGGTGTTCGTCTCGGACGAGGGCGGGACGGTCGACCTCGACGCGCTGCCGGCCCGCGAGTTCGACGTCCACCCGGCGCTGCTCCACGACGCCCTCTCCGCGGCGCGGCTCGTCGTCACCGACACGCAGACGGTCTGTACCGAGGCCGCGCTGCTCGGCACGCCGGTCGTCAGGTCGAACTCCTTCGTCGGGGACGGCGACATGGGGAACTTCACCGAGCTCGAACGGCAGGGGCTCGTCGTCAACACCGCCGACTTCGACGAGGTCCTCTCCACGGGCGTCGGCGTCCTGCTCGACGAGTCGATCGGCGTCGAGTGGCGGCGGCGCCGCAACGAGTACGTGGGCGGACTGGTCGACCTCACGGGGGTCATCGTCGCGTGCGCCGAGGCGGGCGGCCCCGAGGGCGTCCCCGGGCTCGAACGCTGGCGGGCCGGCACGGAGGAGTCCGGTCCGGACCGGAGCGCGCCCGTCACGGAGGAGTCGACGTGA
- a CDS encoding antibiotic ABC transporter permease has protein sequence MTASGAATRPLETPERDGEGRRVTDDEAARALEATLAYAREREYTGWDYFDGMSSRFRRWLPVENKWLNIAVQEGIKRFPVNVRRPMLVEQRQSFKGTALFVMANRAAAERAADEGAPESNRLDAEGYRREADRLSAWLVENRSRGYAGFCGGHQHATQGLDERLPARHPGIVSTGYAVRALLSGSEASGEGTRVPDRFDGLDLDAAGSAEGFAAVAESALPFVFEDLNYRETGETARIDYHASAEPGETTVINANAIGARLLLDLHARRPRPELRERAERILDYVAERQAPIGGWYYTDPPSASHLSMDNHHNGFVLESLLRYREVTGSTRYDETLERGLRFYRETLFEPSGAPNWDETSAYPKDVHAAAEGIVLFSAAGDTAFASRILDWTLSELYAGDGRFRYQKRRFYTKRFTLMRWCQAWMAFALGEYLRARRREESSKD, from the coding sequence GTGACGGCATCCGGCGCCGCGACGCGGCCGCTGGAGACGCCGGAGCGCGACGGGGAGGGCCGGCGCGTCACCGACGACGAGGCGGCGCGGGCGCTGGAGGCGACGCTCGCGTACGCCAGGGAGCGGGAGTACACGGGCTGGGACTACTTCGACGGGATGAGCAGCCGGTTCCGCCGGTGGCTCCCGGTCGAGAACAAGTGGCTGAACATCGCGGTCCAGGAGGGGATAAAGCGGTTCCCGGTCAACGTCCGCCGGCCGATGCTGGTGGAACAGCGGCAGAGCTTCAAGGGGACGGCGCTGTTCGTCATGGCCAATCGGGCGGCCGCCGAACGCGCCGCAGACGAGGGAGCCCCGGAGTCGAATCGACTGGACGCGGAGGGGTACCGCCGCGAGGCAGACCGGCTGTCCGCGTGGCTCGTCGAGAACCGGAGCCGGGGGTACGCGGGCTTCTGTGGCGGCCACCAGCACGCGACGCAGGGGCTCGACGAGCGGCTCCCGGCGCGACACCCCGGGATCGTCTCGACCGGCTACGCCGTGCGGGCGCTGCTGTCCGGGAGCGAGGCGAGCGGGGAGGGCACACGAGTACCCGATCGATTCGACGGGCTCGACCTCGACGCCGCCGGCTCGGCCGAGGGGTTCGCCGCGGTCGCGGAGTCGGCGCTCCCGTTCGTGTTCGAGGACCTGAACTACCGGGAGACCGGCGAGACGGCGCGGATCGACTACCACGCCAGCGCCGAGCCGGGCGAGACGACCGTCATCAACGCGAACGCCATCGGCGCCCGGCTCCTCCTCGACCTCCACGCGCGCCGGCCGCGGCCCGAACTCCGCGAGCGGGCGGAGCGGATCCTCGACTACGTCGCGGAGCGGCAGGCCCCGATCGGCGGGTGGTACTACACCGACCCGCCGTCCGCGTCGCACCTCTCGATGGACAACCACCACAACGGGTTCGTCCTCGAGTCGCTCCTCCGTTACCGGGAGGTGACCGGATCGACCCGGTACGACGAGACGCTGGAGCGCGGCCTGCGGTTCTACCGGGAGACGCTGTTCGAGCCGTCCGGTGCCCCGAACTGGGACGAGACGAGCGCCTACCCGAAGGACGTCCACGCCGCCGCGGAGGGGATCGTGCTGTTCAGCGCGGCGGGCGACACGGCGTTCGCGTCGCGGATCCTCGACTGGACGCTCTCGGAGCTGTACGCCGGCGACGGCCGCTTCCGCTACCAGAAGCGGCGGTTCTACACCAAGCGGTTCACGCTGATGCGGTGGTGCCAGGCGTGGATGGCGTTCGCGCTGGGCGAGTACCTCCGCGCGCGGCGGCGCGAAGAGAGCTCGAAGGACTGA